One Natrinema halophilum genomic window carries:
- a CDS encoding DUF7529 family protein, which translates to MTADRSETPDEAANADRSNSTDSLWGDLVQDSRAIAEEYREDGWDAVVLEPTDVSPVDEDARIGLDVSVSDEEYDAVAERIEEGAVTITAADVYYRPLAEDGGDRRVALAVERDDDSETAIVIPISYDVANVRSVFETALVEEELLIHVLSNPDDGWVSFSHDDPSLFLEESDVQAWNAQRESGK; encoded by the coding sequence ATGACGGCGGATCGTTCGGAAACGCCTGACGAGGCGGCAAACGCCGACCGTTCGAACTCGACCGACTCGCTGTGGGGCGACCTCGTTCAGGATTCGAGGGCCATCGCCGAGGAGTACCGCGAGGACGGTTGGGACGCCGTCGTTCTCGAGCCGACCGATGTCTCGCCGGTCGACGAAGACGCACGAATCGGACTGGACGTCTCGGTCTCCGACGAGGAGTACGACGCCGTCGCGGAACGCATCGAGGAGGGAGCGGTGACGATCACGGCGGCCGACGTCTACTACCGCCCGCTCGCGGAGGACGGTGGTGACCGACGCGTCGCGCTTGCGGTCGAGCGAGACGATGACAGCGAAACGGCGATCGTAATCCCGATTTCGTACGACGTCGCGAACGTCCGATCCGTCTTCGAAACCGCACTCGTCGAGGAGGAACTGCTGATTCACGTCCTGTCGAACCCGGACGACGGCTGGGTGAGCTTCTCCCACGACGATCCGTCGCTCTTTCTCGAGGAGTCCGACGTGCAGGCGTGGAACGCGCAACGAGAGAGTGGCAAGTGA
- a CDS encoding lipoate--protein ligase family protein, translating into MRVFRGRAATIAADRDVNHRLLSVAAGGECAVRVWIPHRQIAFGRRDTRLDGYRRAREAAREHGFPPVERDVGGRAVAYDGETTLAFARAEPTDDFRTGTADRYDRATVDIEEALRSVDLEPIRGEPDDSFCPGTHSLSVADETDGGRPRKLVGIAQRVQQDAALVAGIVLVADRERLTDVLEGVYRTLGISFDPASVGTVEDAGGQPGPATVRTALEDALIGDAQTTVTNVR; encoded by the coding sequence ATGCGCGTGTTTCGCGGCCGAGCAGCGACGATCGCGGCCGACCGCGACGTGAATCACCGATTGCTGTCCGTCGCCGCCGGCGGCGAGTGCGCCGTCCGCGTCTGGATACCCCACCGCCAGATTGCGTTCGGCCGGCGAGATACCCGACTCGATGGGTACCGCCGCGCTCGCGAGGCTGCACGGGAGCACGGGTTTCCCCCGGTCGAACGCGACGTTGGTGGTCGAGCAGTCGCGTACGACGGCGAGACGACGCTGGCGTTCGCTCGCGCCGAACCGACCGACGATTTCCGAACCGGAACAGCCGACCGATACGATCGGGCCACTGTCGACATCGAGGAAGCGCTCCGATCGGTCGACCTCGAGCCGATCCGCGGGGAGCCGGACGATTCGTTCTGTCCCGGAACGCACTCGTTGTCGGTCGCTGACGAAACCGATGGCGGACGACCGCGAAAACTCGTTGGCATCGCTCAGCGCGTTCAGCAGGACGCTGCGCTCGTTGCCGGCATCGTTCTCGTGGCCGACCGCGAGAGACTGACGGACGTTCTCGAGGGAGTCTATCGGACCCTCGGAATATCGTTCGATCCGGCATCCGTCGGGACTGTCGAAGACGCAGGTGGGCAGCCCGGTCCCGCGACCGTTCGGACTGCGCTCGAAGACGCGCTGATCGGCGATGCACAGACAACGGTGACGAACGTCAGGTAA
- the nadC gene encoding carboxylating nicotinate-nucleotide diphosphorylase: MITDAQIERWLREDVGHHDVSNQVPGETIGRLVAKESGTVAGLEVAAAVFDYLDVTASDRLEDGTDVEAGDELLRVDGSARAVLRGERVAVNLAGHASGIATRTREAVENARTESDDVAIAATRKTTPGLRGIEKRAVVAGGGDTHRLDLSHMVMVKDNHIEEMGLENAVAHFRERTSFATKIDVEVETVSDAPRAAEAGADVVLLDNMTPEETRAAVGELADYGGVLAEASGGITVADVPEYAATGVDVISMGSLTHSAPSLDLSFRTGE, encoded by the coding sequence ATGATCACCGACGCACAAATCGAACGGTGGCTGCGCGAGGACGTCGGCCACCACGACGTCAGCAATCAGGTTCCCGGGGAGACGATCGGCCGACTCGTTGCCAAAGAATCGGGGACCGTCGCCGGCCTCGAGGTTGCTGCGGCCGTCTTCGACTACCTCGACGTAACCGCGTCCGACCGACTCGAAGACGGTACCGACGTCGAAGCCGGTGACGAACTGCTCCGCGTCGACGGCTCGGCTCGCGCGGTCCTCCGCGGTGAGCGCGTCGCTGTCAACCTCGCGGGCCACGCCTCGGGAATCGCGACGCGAACGCGAGAGGCGGTCGAGAACGCGCGGACCGAATCGGACGACGTGGCCATCGCCGCGACGAGAAAGACCACGCCCGGTCTGCGCGGCATCGAGAAACGCGCCGTCGTCGCGGGTGGCGGTGACACCCATCGGCTTGATCTCTCCCACATGGTGATGGTCAAAGACAATCACATCGAGGAGATGGGCCTCGAGAACGCGGTCGCCCACTTTCGGGAGCGGACGTCGTTCGCGACGAAGATCGACGTGGAAGTCGAGACCGTTTCGGACGCGCCCAGAGCGGCCGAGGCGGGTGCGGACGTCGTCCTCCTCGACAACATGACGCCCGAGGAGACGCGGGCGGCGGTCGGCGAACTCGCCGACTACGGGGGCGTGCTGGCCGAAGCCAGCGGCGGCATCACCGTCGCAGACGTTCCGGAGTACGCCGCGACGGGCGTCGACGTGATTTCGATGGGTTCGCTTACTCACTCGGCACCGTCGCTTGACCTGTCGTTTCGTACGGGCGAGTAA